The uncultured Bacteroides sp. genome has a segment encoding these proteins:
- a CDS encoding L-rhamnose mutarotase, translating to METKETGYRVQEYNGPVKRYCQTLDLKDDPELIAEYRKRHSEAEAWPEILNGIREVGILEMEIYILGTCLFMIVETPLDFDWDSAMNKLATLPLQVEWEEYMSIFQVSEPGASSAEKWKLMDRMFHLYNT from the coding sequence ATGGAAACAAAAGAAACAGGATATCGCGTTCAGGAATACAATGGACCGGTAAAGAGATATTGCCAGACACTTGATTTGAAAGATGATCCGGAGCTGATTGCCGAATATAGAAAAAGACACAGCGAAGCTGAAGCATGGCCAGAGATTCTTAACGGAATCAGAGAGGTAGGAATCCTTGAAATGGAAATATACATATTGGGCACATGCTTGTTTATGATTGTAGAAACACCACTCGATTTCGACTGGGATTCGGCCATGAACAAACTGGCCACCTTGCCTTTACAGGTTGAATGGGAAGAATACATGTCTATCTTTCAGGTTTCAGAGCCGGGAGCTTCATCCGCCGAGAAATGGAAGCTAATGGACAGGATGTTTCATTTATATAATACTTAG